From a single Okeanomitos corallinicola TIOX110 genomic region:
- a CDS encoding AAA family ATPase, which produces MKLLRIRVPDFRILKDVDIQFDKNFSPNIFPLGSQNGGGKSTLLQLIFILLHCCTNPERKVFIKNLLQGFVVNDDSSERELATINIWDDEKEVELRFLVCKNNYIEKQQDNGYKDNDDLGLSNFQEIENIINKIYKTEQDIEQIEKAINKLEIDQKIASDSIKDKRLMEVMSDLISADIIKPRKFSTIEELKQRLENILEIYKINLDEFYKNIAKLKVVIQKLSGLLSDKNLLYICNYSSGLSKDEDEVLLCQINNNLDIKQAKQWLRKLEQKIFLAAPISQVFLFTSQTSRRLLFEQNSHRDYDLDLQNSKSKLPGLFTYDFFPVDLLIKAFTTARDEDFRDAIDTEGHYGNRYKNLLNELNLILVNKKVTIAKDFSKVKFKLDKGDSSIEIYPEDLSHGELKRLSIYMWIKYNKIEDAIVLMDEIEIALHPDWQYQIIADLEQWSPNNQYILATHSYELCQALTPAHVRELEPKLIKSNNQ; this is translated from the coding sequence ACTTTTACAATTGATTTTTATTTTATTACATTGCTGTACAAATCCAGAAAGAAAGGTTTTTATCAAAAACTTACTTCAAGGTTTTGTTGTTAATGATGATAGTAGTGAAAGAGAATTAGCAACTATAAATATCTGGGATGATGAGAAGGAAGTTGAACTCAGATTTTTAGTTTGTAAAAATAATTATATTGAAAAACAGCAAGATAACGGCTATAAAGATAATGATGATTTGGGATTATCTAATTTTCAGGAAATAGAAAATATTATAAATAAAATATACAAAACAGAACAAGATATAGAACAAATCGAAAAAGCAATTAACAAACTAGAAATTGACCAAAAAATTGCCAGTGATTCCATTAAGGATAAGCGACTAATGGAAGTTATGAGTGATTTAATTAGTGCTGATATTATTAAGCCAAGAAAATTCTCAACTATTGAAGAATTGAAACAAAGATTGGAAAATATACTAGAAATATATAAAATTAACCTTGATGAATTTTATAAAAATATAGCGAAATTAAAAGTTGTAATTCAAAAACTATCTGGTCTTTTATCTGATAAAAATTTGTTATATATCTGTAATTATTCTTCAGGTTTAAGTAAAGATGAAGATGAAGTTTTACTTTGTCAAATAAATAATAACTTAGATATAAAACAAGCAAAGCAATGGTTAAGGAAACTTGAGCAAAAAATATTTTTAGCTGCTCCTATTAGTCAAGTATTTTTATTTACTTCTCAAACATCAAGAAGATTATTATTTGAACAAAATAGTCATAGAGATTACGATTTAGATTTACAAAATTCTAAATCTAAATTACCAGGACTTTTCACTTATGATTTTTTTCCAGTAGATTTATTAATTAAAGCATTTACAACCGCTAGAGATGAAGATTTTAGAGATGCTATTGATACGGAAGGTCATTATGGTAATAGATACAAAAACTTATTAAATGAGCTAAATTTAATTTTAGTTAATAAGAAAGTCACTATTGCCAAAGACTTTTCTAAGGTAAAATTTAAACTAGATAAAGGTGATAGTAGTATAGAAATTTATCCCGAAGATTTAAGTCATGGTGAATTGAAAAGATTAAGTATTTATATGTGGATAAAATATAATAAAATCGAAGATGCTATTGTTTTAATGGATGAAATTGAAATTGCATTACATCCAGATTGGCAGTATCAAATAATAGCAGATTTAGAACAATGGTCTCCTAATAATCAATATATTCTAGCAACTCATTCTTATGAATTATGTCAAGCTCTTACACCTGCTCATGTTAGAGAACTTGAACCAAAACTAATTAAATCAAATAATCAATAA